A segment of the Streptococcus chenjunshii genome:
ACCGGTAAACGATTTAGTTGATGATACTGGAACATTTTTCCCGAGAACCGCAACAATAGCCTGACTTTCTCCTTTTTCGTTAGCCTGCGTTGAAGTCCCATGTGCATTGACATAATCAATATCTGCTGCTTCAACCCCTGCTTCCTTCATTGCCAGCTGCATAGCTTTAGCTGCTCCGGAACCGTTTGGATCCGGACTGGTTTGGTGATAAGCATCACAGGTATTTCCATAGCCGACAATTTCCGCTAGGATGGTCGCCCCGCGTTTTTGAGCATGTTCAAGACTTTCAAGAACTAAGACTCCAGCGCCTTCTCCCATAACAAAACCATTGCGGTCTTTATCAAAAGGAATAGAAGCACGGTTAGGATCTTCGGTCGTTGACAGTGCCGTTAAAGCATTGAAACCGCCAATACCGATCTCGTTAATAGTACATTCAGCCCCGCCAGCAAGAACAACATCCTGAAAACCAAATTTGATTTCCCGGAAAGCTTCACCGATAGCATCATTAGCTGACGCACAAGCTGTTGTAATAGATTTACATACCCCTTTAGCGCCAATACGAAGAGCAATATTGCCGGCTGCCATATTAGACAATGCTTTAGGAACAAACATTGGCTGGATACGCTTAATGCCTTTTTGGTGCATCCGGATAATCTGTTCCTGCATCTCCTGCAGACCACCAATACCGCTGGAGACAATTACACCCGTACGGTCGCGATCCACTGCTTCCATATCTAAATCAGCATTTGCCAATGCTTCCAAGGTAGCATAAATCGCATAAATCGAATACATGTCCATCCGGTTTTTATCCTTGCGAACAAAATATTTATCAAAAGGAAAATCCTTAATCTCACCGGCATTATGAACTGGAATTTCCGATGTGTCAAATTTGGTGATCGGACCAATCCCAATTTTCCCTTTTTCCAAACTGTTCCAAAATTCTTCTGGTGTATTACCTATTGGCGATGTCACCCCATAACCTGTAACTACAACTCTGTTGAATGTCATAATGTTAAACCCTTCTTTGTTTATTATATTGAGGAAAAACTAGAGATCTTTAGTTTCTCCAAAAACAGCAACTATTACTAGGCATAAGAACTGACCAGCAATATTGATATGATTTTTTCACAATAGTTTAGCGAAAACAAGCTGTATAAAAACCAGCAAAAATGTAAATTTATCCCAAAAATATCAGTACCTACATCGTCATCCCGCCGTCAATGGCAATAACCTGACCTGTAAGATATTCTTGCTGTGCTAAAAAAGCGGCGACTTCAGCGACTTCTTCGGCCTTGCCGATCCGTTTCATCGGTATCTGTGCCAGCATGCTTTCTTTCATCTTATCAGGAATGGCATCTGTCATATCTGATTCAATAAAACCGGGAGCAATGGCATTAATTCTCACCCCACGGGCAGCAACTTCACGTGCAACTGACTTTGTCAGACCAAGAAGTCCCGCCTTAGAGGCTGCATAATTAGCCTGACCGACATTTCCAGTCAAGCCGACAACACTGGACATATTAATAATAGCACCTTGACGGGCCTTTGTCATCGGTTTTAAGACTGACTGTGTCATATTAAAAGCCCCAGTGAGATTGATTTTTAAAACACTTTCAAAATCAGCTTCTGTCATTTTTAACATCAGTTTGTCATTAGTAACCCCAGCATTATTAACCAAGATATCAATATTCCCCAGTTTTTCCTGCGCTTCTTTCACCATCCGCTGAGCATCCGCATAATCCGAAACGTCACCCGAGACAGCAATCACTTTTACACCGTAAGGAGCAAATTCTGCCAAGAATTCTTCCGAAATAGCAGAACGTCCGTTCAAAACAATATTAGCACCCAAAGCGGCAAATTTATGTGCAATGGCTAAACCGATACCCCGTGTTGACCCTGTAATAAAAGCATTTTTATTTTGAATTTCCATGATATCCCCTCTATGACTTTTCATTAACTAATGCTTGAAGACTTTCAAGGTCTTCAACATGTGCAACAGATACGTTTTTATCAATTTTCT
Coding sequences within it:
- the fabF gene encoding beta-ketoacyl-ACP synthase II, whose amino-acid sequence is MTFNRVVVTGYGVTSPIGNTPEEFWNSLEKGKIGIGPITKFDTSEIPVHNAGEIKDFPFDKYFVRKDKNRMDMYSIYAIYATLEALANADLDMEAVDRDRTGVIVSSGIGGLQEMQEQIIRMHQKGIKRIQPMFVPKALSNMAAGNIALRIGAKGVCKSITTACASANDAIGEAFREIKFGFQDVVLAGGAECTINEIGIGGFNALTALSTTEDPNRASIPFDKDRNGFVMGEGAGVLVLESLEHAQKRGATILAEIVGYGNTCDAYHQTSPDPNGSGAAKAMQLAMKEAGVEAADIDYVNAHGTSTQANEKGESQAIVAVLGKNVPVSSTKSFTGHLLGAAGGVEAIATIEAIRNSFVPMTAGTKELSADIEANVVYGQGQAAEIKYALSNTFGFGGHNAVTAFKRWED
- the fabG gene encoding 3-oxoacyl-[acyl-carrier-protein] reductase; translation: MEIQNKNAFITGSTRGIGLAIAHKFAALGANIVLNGRSAISEEFLAEFAPYGVKVIAVSGDVSDYADAQRMVKEAQEKLGNIDILVNNAGVTNDKLMLKMTEADFESVLKINLTGAFNMTQSVLKPMTKARQGAIINMSSVVGLTGNVGQANYAASKAGLLGLTKSVAREVAARGVRINAIAPGFIESDMTDAIPDKMKESMLAQIPMKRIGKAEEVAEVAAFLAQQEYLTGQVIAIDGGMTM